In Dolichospermum flos-aquae CCAP 1403/13F, the following proteins share a genomic window:
- a CDS encoding aspartyl protease gives MIEGRFGDKGQIYLEIDLIDGDNFSFPVETMLDTGFTEYLAMNKQDVQSLDWPFLRQNKLRTAQGETEFDVYHGRVIIDGQEWEIPVFAGDEIQEILLGSRWLKLFILVANYGEDRVSLELI, from the coding sequence ATGATTGAGGGAAGATTTGGAGATAAAGGTCAAATTTATTTGGAAATTGATTTAATTGATGGAGATAATTTCAGTTTTCCTGTAGAAACAATGTTAGACACAGGATTTACTGAATATTTAGCCATGAATAAACAAGATGTACAAAGTCTTGATTGGCCTTTTTTACGTCAGAATAAATTAAGAACTGCTCAAGGAGAAACTGAATTTGATGTTTATCATGGTAGGGTAATTATAGATGGTCAAGAGTGGGAAATTCCTGTATTTGCTGGAGATGAAATACAGGAAATTTTACTGGGTTCTCGATGGTTGAAGTTATTTATATTAGTCGCTAATTATGGTGAGGATAGGGTAAGTTTAGAGTTAATTTAA